DNA from Candidatus Eremiobacterota bacterium:
CAGGCGTCGGGTGCCGCCGCACCGTCGAGCGCAACGATCGCCTCGCTGCAGTACGGCAACGCGTCCGTGTTCTATCAAGAGGCGGCGCCGGTCGCGTACAGCGTGATCGTTCGTCCAGCCGGGGCATCGTCAACAAGTGCGGCGACGCAATCGTGCCCGATCCCGCAGCTGCAGACGAACGCGAAGTACACGGTCGTGATCGTCCAGACGCCGGGGAATCCGACGCCGTCGGTCAACTGCGCGCTCTTCCAGGACTTCGACTACACGTCGGCGCCGCAGTATCGCTTCCACGAGGCCGCCTACAACACGGGACGCACGTCCTACGACTTCGGCGTGACGAACACCGCGGCGACGACTCCGGGCTCGCCGTCCACGGTCAACGGCAACGCACCGCAGGGGCTTGTCGCGGTCGGCGGCTCGACGCCGACCTACACCCAGGCGCAACCCCTGGGCTTGGCTCCCGCCAGCGGCGCAGCGTTCGCGATCGGAACGGGCGGCGCGGC
Protein-coding regions in this window:
- a CDS encoding DUF4397 domain-containing protein produces the protein MKLTRFAALVAVPATLALAACGGGTSGVIGNGAGTAGQQANLRFVHGDPNLGPVDVYVQASGAAAPSSATIASLQYGNASVFYQEAAPVAYSVIVRPAGASSTSAATQSCPIPQLQTNAKYTVVIVQTPGNPTPSVNCALFQDFDYTSAPQYRFHEAAYNTGRTSYDFGVTNTAATTPGSPSTVNGNAPQGLVAVGGSTPTYTQAQPLGLAPASGAAFAIGTGGAATGQSEVSVATLPFNQIFNSGPGTPSMPNSANSLNYPQTAGTSVFAIDCTAASAAALGTGFTCTSGVTLIGTFD